From one Rhopalosiphum padi isolate XX-2018 chromosome 2, ASM2088224v1, whole genome shotgun sequence genomic stretch:
- the LOC132922107 gene encoding lipoma-preferred partner homolog, producing the protein MYKKPSSPLYANVSGVNYKSEELTAQNEPTYYNTVTTKMPQPSQGIYSNVNYHAKGNNIYSNIAETGKPTYKNTQYPLYDNLKPLGKDNIHCPPSPVSSSYSELQKAVSYEDDAKDFDNSSSQASKMYESIYEPINAVRPPSELSSTYSMSSLSQSITTREHETEVDSLTDLLVNSMSVNDGKKSLDSNASSLDWNCTKCNEKVMEEGLGCTAMGNIYHIKCFTCTHCGDQLEGKPFYHIDNKPYCEEGYLDTLEKCSVCQIPILDRILRATGRPYHPHCFRCIVCSTLLDGIPFTIDAANQIYCIDDFHKKFAPKCSVCQFPIMPEVGQDETVRFVALDRSFHVQCYRCEDCDTLLGSEAEGRGCYPLDDHVLCKSCNAKRVQALTSTMITEL; encoded by the exons ATGTACAAGAAACCGTCTAGTCCATTATATGCCAATGTTTCTGGAGTAAACTATAAGAGTGAAGAGTTGACTGCCCAGAATGAACCCACTTACTACAATACAGTGACTACTAAAATGCCACAACCTTCCCAGGGCATTTATAGCAATGTGAACTACCATGCAAAAGGCAACAACATATATTCTAACATTGCTGAAACAGGCAAACCGActtataaaaatactcaatatccattatatgataatttaaaaccattag gtaaagATAACATACACTGTCCTCCATCTCCAGTAAGTTCTAGTTACTCTGAACTTCAAAAAGCAGTTAGTTACGAAGATGATGCAAAAGATTTTGATAATTCTTCTTCACAA GcatcaaaaatgtatgaatCAATCTATGAGCCTATTAATGCTGTTCGTCCACCTAGTGAGTTATCATCTACATATTCAATGAGCAGTCTTTCACAGTCCATTACTACTCGTGAACATGAAACCGAAGTTGATTCTTTAACTGATCTCCTTGTAAATTCAATGTCAGTCAATGATGGGAAAAAAAGTTTAGATAGTAATGCAAGTTCTTTAGACT ggaATTGTACTAAATGCAATGAAAAAGTAATGGAAGAAGGGCTTGGATGCACAGCGATgggtaatatttatcatataaaatgttttacttgTACCCATTGTGGAGATCAATTGGAAGGAAAACCATTTTACCACATTGATAACAAGCCATATTGTGAAGAGGGTTATTtg GATACACTGGAAAAATGTTCTGTTTGTCAAATACCAATTTTGGATAGAATTCTGAGAGCCACAGGACGCCCATACCACCCACACTGTTTCCGATGTATTGTATGCTCTACATTATTAGATGGTATACCCTTCACTATCGATGCAGCCAatcaaatttattgtattgatgATTTTCACAA gAAATTTGCTCCAAAATGCAGTGTATGCCAATTTCCTATTATGCCAGAAGTTGGTCAAGACGAAACTGTGAGATTTGTAGCATTAGATCGAAGCTTCCATGTACAATGTTACAGATGTGaa GATTGTGATACTTTATTAGGATCAGAAGCTGAAGGTAGAGGATGTTATCCATTAGATGACCATGTGTTGTGCAAAAGTTGTAATGCTAAAAGAGTTCAAGCTTTAACATCAACTATGATTACTGAgctttaa